The segment CAAACCTTACGGATGACAATTGGGTACTAGGCTGTGCAGATAAGGATATTTATAAGACTATCAAATATGGTGGAACCAAAGGCAAAGGTATGCAAGCATGGGGCTCCATCTTTAACGATAAGCAAATTACTCAATTGGCTAGCTTTGTCAAGAGTCTTCATGGCACCAAACCTGCAACTCCTAAAGCAGCAGAAGGTAGCCCATGCTCTATGGCAGCGGCTGCGACCAATGCTGCACCTGCAGACAGCACAGTAAAAGACAGTACCGCTTTAGCAACTAAATAATTTAAAAGAAATATGTAAAGAAATACTGGGAGTAGATTGAAAATTGCTCTCAGTATTTTTTTTTGAAAAAAAGAGATATGGATAATAGTGACAATGGAAGTGAATTTTTGAAACCAGAGACCTATCGTGACACGGTAAGCACAGTTACCATTGATGGTAAACGAAAGTGGATCTATGCCCTGAAGCCTAGTGGAAAATTTTATAACTGGCGAAGTATTCTAGCGGCTATTTATCTCCTAGCGTTTTTCATCATGCCATTTATCAAAATTGATGGTCAGCCTTTTTTGATGATCAATATAATCGAGAGTAAGTTTGTCATTTTCTCAAAGCCGTTTTGGCCGCAAGATTTTTACATATTTGCCTTTGGCATGATTACATTTCTCATATTTATTATCCTATTCACCGTTATTTATGGACGGGTTTTTTGTGGTTGGATTTGTCCGCAAACTATATTTATGGAATTTGTGTTTCGTAAGATAGAATGGTGGATCGATGGCAATCCTATGCAGCAACAAAAACTTCATCAAATGGAGTGGAATGCTGAAAAAATACGTAAACGAGTATTGAAAATAGTTATTTTCTTTCTAGTCTCTTTCCTAATAGCACATACTTTTTTATCCTATATATTGGGGGTAGATGAGGTTTTAAAAATACTGTCTGAACCCTTATCGGATCATATTCTTCTATTCCTAGGTTTATTATTTTTTACTTTTCTATTTTTCTCAGTCTATTATTTTGTAAGGGAAATAGTATGCACCACTATCTGTCCCTATGGCAGACTGCAAGGGGTCATGTTTGACAACAATACCATGCAGGTCGCCTATGATTATGTGCGTGGCGAAACCAGAGAGCGCTACAGCAAAAATCGTGAACGCCAAGGTGGAGACTGCGTAGACTGTCATAAATGTGTAGATGTCTGTCCTACAGGTATCGACATACGTAATGGCTTGCAAATGGAATGTGTAGGCTGTACCGCCTGTATTGATGCCTGCAATGAGATTATGGATAAATTTGGTTTTGAAAGAAATCTTATCCGCTTTGCTTCTAAAGAAAATATAGAGAAGAAAGAAGGTTTTAAATTTACTACCCGTGTCAAGGCTTATACTATCTTACTCACCATTCTAGCTGGCATATTGCTCACACTAATCTTCACCAGATCTTCCGTATCGAGTTATCTCAATAGGGTAGGGGGTCAACTATATCAGGAAGTAGATACAGATACCTTGTCGAATTATTATCTTATAAAAATTATCAATAAAAACAATTATGATCTCCCATTTCAGTTTAAGGTAAACAAGATAGCCGGAAGAGTGAAAGTGGTAGGAAATAAAGAATTAGTTCTCAAAAAAGAGGCTGTGACGGAGTATTACTTCTGGGTTTATACGCATAAAAATCAAATAAAGAAGCGAAATACTAAAATAGAAGTAGTTTTGGAAGATAAGAATCAAAAAGAATTAGATAAATCCAAAACAAATTTCTATGGACCATATTAATGTTGAATTTATAATGCTTAATTTTTAATATTATTGATACTTTCAAACACAATAATTTATACTTTCAACTTTTCACTTTCAACTTTAAACTTAAATATATGAACTGGGGCAAAGGACTCACTATCGTCATTATCGCATTTATAGCTACTATGCTAGGCATGGTTTACATCGCATTCAGACAATCCAATGAAATGATCGAAGATAACTATTATGACCGTGAAGTCAAATATCAACAAATCATAGATGCTAAATCAAATTTAAAGCCACTACTAAACGAATTTATACTAGCAGACTCGCTGAATTTTTTGTATCTAAAGCTACCACGCCCAGCAGCAAGCAATATAAAAAACGGAGAACTTCGCATGATAAAAATGGATCAAGCTTCTGCAGACAATACCTTGCAAATCCTACAAGAAGAAACCAAAATAGATAAATCTAAAATTCAAAAAGGCCTTTATCATATCAAACTAAATTGGGAAAGTGATAGTAAGAGTTATTTTTACGAAGGTGATTTACTAGTTGAAGGTTTAAAGTAGAAAGTTTAAAGATTGTACAATTACATTTTATCCCCAACACTCAAATTAAAAGACTACAAACCAATCACTGCGACTGTTCACTGCGACTAGCAACTTTACACTTTAAACTTACTACTATCCATTGCTCACTGACAACTGACCACTAATTATATGTACATTCTTCTCGGCTTAGCTATGGGTTTTATGGGTTCGATGCACTGCATAGGTATGTGTGGCCCTTTGGTTATGAGTATTCATAAAATTGGAAGCTCACACAAGCCGAGCATTTACTATCAGTTTGTTTATTATATAGGAAAAATTATTTCTTATGTGCTTATAGGAATTCTATTTGGAGGAGTAGGACAGACGTTTCATCTCTTTCTATCGCAGCAAAAGCTTTCTATATTAGTTGGCATTAGTTTTATTCTATTTTTCGTATGGAACAAGATAAATACAAAGACATTTTCTAGTACTTTCAGTTCAAAAATTCTTCCTCTTACGAGATTTTTTTCATTGCTTGTTCAAGAGAAATCCGCTCTAAAAATGCTTTTTACAGGTATAGGAAATGGTTTTTTACCTTGTGGCTTTGTATATGCAGCGGCAGCGGCATCCATAGCTACTGGTCATGTATCAGATAGTATTTTATTTATGATAGGATTTGGGATAGGAACTATACCTGCTTTGACCAGCGTCATTTATTTTTATAGATTTCTGCCCGAAAAAGCCAAGATTTTTTTCAATCATATTTATACCTACTTACTCGTCATCGTAGGGATATTGCTTATTCTCAGAGGACTCAATTTAGGTATTCCTTATATCAGCCCAGCCTATGACACCGAGAAAGAAGAAGTACACAGCTGCTGTCATAAAGAAGGATAATTTTTCTGTGCCAAGGATCACAGTTTTGGGTTTTTAAACGTATTACGGGATTTCTACTTATTAACTTTGTTCGGTAATCTATCATAATTTATGAGCAATTTTGAATTCGTTATTTTCAGTGTCATTATAGGTCATTTAGTACTTGGTTTTGCATGGGTACTCTACAAAATAGAGTTTAGTAATAAGGAAAAATAACTTTCATCTTGATTCTTTATACCGTAAGCGTATTAGTCCAATTTCGCATAGCGCATTGCACTAAACAAATACTGCTACGGCATTTACCATAGCAAAGTTTTAAAATAGGTTGAACTATTTTAAAACAGCTATTGGTATTATTTTCACTAACTTTGTTCGTAAAGTATAAATTTTGGTATCTATATGGCAAAATCAAAAGACGTAAAAAAAGAAGTCAAGAAAGAACCAGTAAAAACGGCAAAAGAGAAGAAAGAGGAGAAAAGAGAAAAGAAAAACAATAAGAAATACTAGTTTTTCTGACTATTTGCCGCCACCTTCGCTGCCCATTTCTCTGAAATCACTCTCATGAGATTTATAAAAAGTTCATTGGTTCCTGGATCATTGAACTGAGACGCGATAGTGCCATATACTGGCATTGTATCTGGATCCTTATCCCAATGATTTAAGTTGCGTTGGATTTGTTTCTTCACGTCTCTCAATGCATCTTGGGCTCCACGTTTGTCAAATTTATTCACAGCTACGATATCTGCAAAATCTAGCATATCAATCTTTTCAAGCTGACTAGCTGCGCCGAATTCTGGTGTCATGATATACATCGACACGTCGCTGTGATCTACTATCTCTGTATCACTCTGTCCTATACCAGATGTCTCCAAAATTATCAGATCGAAGTTTGCATATTTAAGAATATCCACTGCTGCCTGTACGTATTTTGAAAGAGCCAAATTGCTCTGTCTTGTAGCTAATGAACGCATAAAGACTCGTTCATTATTGATAGAGTTCATCCGAATTCTATCGCCTAGTAATGCTCCTCCAGTCTTACGTTTCGATGGATCTACAGAGAGAATGGCTATTTTTTTATCTTCAAATTCAAACAGAAATCTGCGAACTATTTCGTCTATCATGGAAGACTTACCAGCTCCACCAGTACCTGTAATACCCAGCACAGGGCACTTTGTGACCATTGACTTTGCGACCTTGTCAGAGTCTGGCAGGAACTTTTTCAAATCTTTTTCTAGACACTCAGGAAAATTTTCAGCTGTAGAGATGAGTTTAGCTAATAGTTTAGCATCACAATTTTGAAATCCTTTTATAAAATCATCTTTGGATTTATACTCAAGATAACTTTCTGGTGCACCTGTCGGAAAATCACATTTGGACAAAAGATCAATAATCATACCCTCAAGCCCCATAGCGCGACCGTCATCAGGAGAATAAATTCTAGCTATACCATATGCATGTAACTCCTCTATCTCTGTCGGTAGTATGGTCCCCCCTCCTCCTCCAAAAATCTTTATATGACCACAACCATGTTCTTTTAAAAGGTCGTACATATATTTAAAAAATTCGATATGTCCCCCTTGATAGCTAGTAATAGCTATGGCATTGGCATCTTCCTGAATGGCTGTATTTACTATTTCTGCTACACTTCTATTATGCCCTAGGTGAACGACCTCAGCACCTTTAGATTGGATAATACGCCGCATAATATTGATAGCAGCATCGTGTCCATCAAAGAGTGAAGCCGCCGTAACTAATTTGACTTTATTTTTTAACTGGAAATCCACCGCAGTTGATGACATAAAATGAGTTTAAAAGCGCAAAATAATATATTTTAGTGGAACTATTCATAAAAAAAACGCTAATGATTGCGCACACCATAGGTGAAGAATATTGCCATCCAGAATATTAAAAAAATAGTACAGAGCACATTTATCCCTGAAGACCTAAAATAAAAATATATTGCGCTCGCCAAAGTAGCATTTTGAGGATTGTTTTTCATATAGTATATTTCTACTATTTCACCTTCATCAAAAATTAAGTTCTTTGGTCCATTAAAACTATAATTATGGTTTCCTACTGAATATTCAATTTGGCTAACCGTATAATTTGATTTTCCAAATTCCATGGAAAAGCTTCCAGTTACTACCCCATTTGTTTTCTCACCAAATAATAAATAGTGAAAACTAAACAAGATAGGCAGTGTAATAACAAAAAAACTGACAAGTAAAAATACCCTTAACGTAAGTTTATGTTTTATAAATTCTTCTAATCTAGTCAAACTATTCTAAGGCTCTATTTTATTTGATAAGAAAGTCCGGGTATTCTTCGCATTGTGCTATCTGGGCTTAAGACCTTTACATTTTCTATTAATAGCACATCGCCAGATTTGGACTGTTTAATTGACTCTATAATAGCCTTATTTAGTTCTGCTGAGTTATGCTCAGCTTCTATAATATCGCCTTTCTTTGGGATGTAGGTAAGATGGAATGAAACTATTTTTTGAGTGGTAGATACTATATCGCCAGTGTAAATTTTCAATGATGAATTGTTCAGTAAATCATAAGCACTAATCTTACCGCCTCCAGGAAGTGAGCCCAGCCGCACCTTAGGGTCTAAGTTCTTTTGTAAATCTATTTTATTAATCTTGGCATCAAAATCTATGCTGCCTTTCATAACAGTTCCACTAAATAACATGACAGTAACAGGACCAGCTTGATTTGGTCTTATTTTAAAATTAGCACCATTCTTCAATATATTCACTGCATTAAAAAGGATATTGTCGATACTGGGGTCAAATTTCAGCACATTTTCTATCCCGACGATTAAGACATATTTTTCCTTAGAAGTTAAATTTTCAAAGTAGAGGCTGTCTTGAGAATTAAGATTTATCCAAAAAAAGGATAGAAATAATAGTCCTAAAAATTTATTTAGTAGTCTTCTAGTCATACTTCATTATATTTTCTCATAACAAAAAGTACAATAAAGATAAGGAATTAGACCTTAAAATCCTTTAAAAACTATAATATGAACACCAAGTTTTACTTAAAAACGGATATATTTATGCTTTTATATTAACGAAAGCGTCTTTAGCAATGCAAAAACTAGATAAAAAGACTTTGTGGATTCGATTAGCTATGGTCATAGCCATAATTGTCCTCGTCAATTTTATTGCATCTTTTTTATATAAACGTTTTGATTTAACCTCAGAAGGTCGATACTCTTTGAGTGATTCTACAATAAATCTTTTGGATAAAACGAAACACAAAGCCTATATTAAAATCTACCTAGATGGAGAAGATCTTCCTTCAGGTTTTTTACGATTGAGAAATGCGACTGAAGATGTTCTCAAAGAAATGAATAGCGAAAGTGGTGGAAAAATTCAATATGAATTTATCAATCCGGTCAAAAATGCCACGAATGAGGATGAAAGAATTAAAATTCAACAAGAGCTCATTTCCAAAGGGCTTATGCCTACCCAGTTAAGGGTTAAAAAAGAGGATGGATTTAAAGAGCAACTCATTTTCCCTTGTCTACAAGTCAGTGTCAATGGGAAATCATGGCCAGTACAAATTTTGGAGAATCAAGTCGGCTACGCACCAGAGTACGCTCTGAACAATTCTATCATTTCACTGGAATATAAAATAGCGAATGCCTTAAAAAAACTAACCGACGACAAGGTTTATACCATAGGTATCATGCAAGGACATGGAGAACTTATGCCTCAAGAATTAAATGATCTAGCGAATATACTTACTGAAAACAACTATGAGGTCAACTTTTATGACGTCAAGCAGAAAGTATTAAGTAAACAAGGGGATAGCCTTGGTTCTTGGTTTCCACAAACGACGGATTTATTAATAATAGCGGGTCCTCAAAAACCATTCGCTGATGTAGAAAAATACCGCCTAGATCAATACGTCATGAAAGGTGGAAAAATATTATGGGCAATAGATGCGATGGATGCTCGCATGGATTATTTAAGAAACGATGCTAATATGTTTTTAGCCCATGGATTAGATTTAAATTTAGAAGATATATTGTTTACGTATGGTGTCCGTGTTAATAAAAATCTTGTTCAAGACGGACAGCAGAGCGCTCCCATTCCGATATTAGATGAAGCTACCAAAGAGCCTCTCCTATTTCCGTGGCTCTATAGCCCGCTGTTAACTCCCTCTCTGGAGCATCCTATTGGGAAAAATTTAGATCCTGTGTTTGCGCAATTTTCATCTAGTATTGACCTGATACAAAACGACATTAAAAAAACAATCATTCTTTCTACATCACAATACGGAAGAGCAATTCCAGAACCTGCGCGAGTACATTTATCTGCTGTCAAAGACAAGCCAGATTTTAAATACTTCAAACAACCACATCTTCCATGCGGTGTTTTACTCGAAGGAAAATTCACATCTGCCTACAAAAATCAATTAGGCATTGATTTCGTCAAAAAAATAACGGAGGCTGGTCAAGCCCCGAAAGAAATGAGTGTAGAAAACAAAATGATAATTCTATCCGATGCAGATATTCTCAGAAATCATGTTTCGAGTAAAGGGGAAATATATCCGTTAGGATTTGAGCAGTACAGTCGTCAAACATTCGCCAATAAAGACTTTGTATTAAATTGTATCGAATATCTGATAGATCCTAATAATCTTTTAGCTACTAGAAATAAAGAAATAAAAGTTAGGCAGCTTGATGCTAAGCGAACTAAGACAGAAGGAAGCAAATGGAAAATGCTGAATCTCATTTTACCTTTAGGTCTTGTAATTTTATTTGCCATAGTCTTTAACTATCTGCGCAGACGAAAGTGGACAATAGCCAAACTTCCAAAATAATAGTATGTGAACTTTTTTTACAATTTATCTCGGCTAAGTTTTTTATTCCTCCTATGCGGATTGATATACTTTCCCTTCATAGGTGAAGTCAATTTATTTGACTGGGATGAGACCATCCTTGCCTCCGTATCCAAGGAAATGTTCATGAGAGATGAAGTGCTTCAGCCTTGGCTCAATGGCAATTATTTCTTAGAAATGCCCCCATTCTTTTTTTGGTTACAGCTAGTTTCTTTTAAGTATTTAGGTATAAAAGAATATGCAGCCAGATTACCGAATGCTATTTGCGCTATTCTTGTGGTATTGACATTATATAAAAATGGTAAACGAATTTATTCTTCCAATTTCGGACTAATGTGGGCTATGATTTATATTTCAATGCTTCTCCCACAGCTGTATCATCGATCTGGATTAGCTGAACCATGGTTTTGCTTTTTCATTTATTTGAGTATCTATAATTTAGTACGTGTTATTGAAGCCAGACAAGAAAGCGGAGAAAAATTTTATAGAAAAAAAGAAATTTTTTCCAATCTATTTTATAGTTTTTTTGCTGCAGTTGGTGCCTTTATGACCAAAGGTATTGAAGGGTACATAGTCATTTTACTAACCTATTGGTTAGTTTTTTTATTTTCCAGTGCTAAATATGGCTTTGGTTACTTCAATATCTTGAAATGGACCTTCTATTTTATATTATTTATTTTAATTTGGGTTGGGATAGAGTATAAATGGCACGGGAATCTCTATCTAA is part of the Chitinophagales bacterium genome and harbors:
- the ccoG gene encoding cytochrome c oxidase accessory protein CcoG — protein: MDNSDNGSEFLKPETYRDTVSTVTIDGKRKWIYALKPSGKFYNWRSILAAIYLLAFFIMPFIKIDGQPFLMINIIESKFVIFSKPFWPQDFYIFAFGMITFLIFIILFTVIYGRVFCGWICPQTIFMEFVFRKIEWWIDGNPMQQQKLHQMEWNAEKIRKRVLKIVIFFLVSFLIAHTFLSYILGVDEVLKILSEPLSDHILLFLGLLFFTFLFFSVYYFVREIVCTTICPYGRLQGVMFDNNTMQVAYDYVRGETRERYSKNRERQGGDCVDCHKCVDVCPTGIDIRNGLQMECVGCTACIDACNEIMDKFGFERNLIRFASKENIEKKEGFKFTTRVKAYTILLTILAGILLTLIFTRSSVSSYLNRVGGQLYQEVDTDTLSNYYLIKIINKNNYDLPFQFKVNKIAGRVKVVGNKELVLKKEAVTEYYFWVYTHKNQIKKRNTKIEVVLEDKNQKELDKSKTNFYGPY
- a CDS encoding FixH family protein, producing the protein MNWGKGLTIVIIAFIATMLGMVYIAFRQSNEMIEDNYYDREVKYQQIIDAKSNLKPLLNEFILADSLNFLYLKLPRPAASNIKNGELRMIKMDQASADNTLQILQEETKIDKSKIQKGLYHIKLNWESDSKSYFYEGDLLVEGLK
- a CDS encoding sulfite exporter TauE/SafE family protein, which translates into the protein MYILLGLAMGFMGSMHCIGMCGPLVMSIHKIGSSHKPSIYYQFVYYIGKIISYVLIGILFGGVGQTFHLFLSQQKLSILVGISFILFFVWNKINTKTFSSTFSSKILPLTRFFSLLVQEKSALKMLFTGIGNGFLPCGFVYAAAAASIATGHVSDSILFMIGFGIGTIPALTSVIYFYRFLPEKAKIFFNHIYTYLLVIVGILLILRGLNLGIPYISPAYDTEKEEVHSCCHKEG
- a CDS encoding cobalamin-dependent protein (Presence of a B(12) (cobalamin)-binding domain implies dependence on cobalamin itself, in one of its several forms, or in some unusual lineages, dependence on a cobalamin-like analog.) — translated: MSSTAVDFQLKNKVKLVTAASLFDGHDAAINIMRRIIQSKGAEVVHLGHNRSVAEIVNTAIQEDANAIAITSYQGGHIEFFKYMYDLLKEHGCGHIKIFGGGGGTILPTEIEELHAYGIARIYSPDDGRAMGLEGMIIDLLSKCDFPTGAPESYLEYKSKDDFIKGFQNCDAKLLAKLISTAENFPECLEKDLKKFLPDSDKVAKSMVTKCPVLGITGTGGAGKSSMIDEIVRRFLFEFEDKKIAILSVDPSKRKTGGALLGDRIRMNSINNERVFMRSLATRQSNLALSKYVQAAVDILKYANFDLIILETSGIGQSDTEIVDHSDVSMYIMTPEFGAASQLEKIDMLDFADIVAVNKFDKRGAQDALRDVKKQIQRNLNHWDKDPDTMPVYGTIASQFNDPGTNELFINLMRVISEKWAAKVAANSQKN
- the gldG gene encoding gliding motility-associated ABC transporter substrate-binding protein GldG, whose protein sequence is MQKLDKKTLWIRLAMVIAIIVLVNFIASFLYKRFDLTSEGRYSLSDSTINLLDKTKHKAYIKIYLDGEDLPSGFLRLRNATEDVLKEMNSESGGKIQYEFINPVKNATNEDERIKIQQELISKGLMPTQLRVKKEDGFKEQLIFPCLQVSVNGKSWPVQILENQVGYAPEYALNNSIISLEYKIANALKKLTDDKVYTIGIMQGHGELMPQELNDLANILTENNYEVNFYDVKQKVLSKQGDSLGSWFPQTTDLLIIAGPQKPFADVEKYRLDQYVMKGGKILWAIDAMDARMDYLRNDANMFLAHGLDLNLEDILFTYGVRVNKNLVQDGQQSAPIPILDEATKEPLLFPWLYSPLLTPSLEHPIGKNLDPVFAQFSSSIDLIQNDIKKTIILSTSQYGRAIPEPARVHLSAVKDKPDFKYFKQPHLPCGVLLEGKFTSAYKNQLGIDFVKKITEAGQAPKEMSVENKMIILSDADILRNHVSSKGEIYPLGFEQYSRQTFANKDFVLNCIEYLIDPNNLLATRNKEIKVRQLDAKRTKTEGSKWKMLNLILPLGLVILFAIVFNYLRRRKWTIAKLPK